In the genome of Limnobaculum zhutongyuii, one region contains:
- the pfkA gene encoding 6-phosphofructokinase — MIKRIGVLTSGGDAPGMNAAIRGVVRAALSQGLEVVGIYDGYQGLCEDRMEQLDRYSVSDVINRGGTFLGSVRYPEFRDPAIREVAIENLRRRNIDALVVIGGDGSYMGAKLLTERGFPCIGLPGTIDNDVAGTDYTIGFFTALGTVVEAIDRLRDTSSSHQRISIVEVMGRHCGDLTLAAAIAGGCEFIVLPEIEFDRDELVKEIMAGIGKGKKHAIVAITEHICDIDELARYIQEKTHRDTRATVLGHIQRGGSPVPYDRILASRMGAYAIDLLLEGHGGRCVGIQNEKMVHHDIIDAIENMKRPFKSDWLKTAKELF; from the coding sequence ATGATCAAAAGAATCGGCGTTTTAACGAGTGGTGGTGATGCACCGGGAATGAATGCGGCAATCCGTGGTGTTGTACGTGCTGCTCTTTCTCAGGGATTGGAAGTTGTTGGTATTTACGATGGCTATCAGGGGCTGTGTGAAGATCGCATGGAACAGTTAGATCGCTATAGTGTATCTGACGTTATTAACCGTGGTGGTACCTTCCTGGGTTCTGTTCGTTATCCGGAATTTAGAGATCCTGCCATTCGTGAAGTTGCGATAGAGAACCTGAGACGCAGAAATATCGACGCGCTGGTGGTTATTGGTGGTGATGGTTCCTATATGGGAGCGAAATTGCTGACAGAGCGTGGTTTCCCATGTATTGGTTTACCAGGAACTATCGATAACGACGTAGCCGGTACCGACTACACCATCGGTTTCTTTACTGCGCTGGGTACTGTGGTTGAAGCTATTGACCGCCTGCGTGATACCTCTTCATCTCACCAACGTATCTCGATTGTTGAAGTCATGGGCCGTCACTGCGGTGATTTGACTCTGGCTGCGGCCATTGCTGGTGGTTGTGAATTTATCGTTTTACCTGAAATTGAATTCGATCGCGATGAGCTGGTAAAAGAGATCATGGCCGGTATTGGCAAAGGTAAGAAACATGCAATCGTGGCTATCACCGAACACATTTGTGATATCGATGAACTGGCCAGATATATTCAGGAAAAAACCCATCGTGATACGCGTGCCACCGTGCTGGGCCACATTCAACGTGGTGGGTCGCCGGTGCCTTACGATCGTATTTTAGCTTCCCGTATGGGCGCTTATGCCATTGACTTACTGCTGGAAGGTCATGGTGGTCGCTGCGTGGGCATTCAGAATGAGAAGATGGTTCATCACGATATTATTGATGCTATTGAAAATATGAAGCGTCCGTTTAAGAGCGACTGGTTGAAGACGGCAAAAGAGCTGTTCTAA
- the tpiA gene encoding triose-phosphate isomerase has protein sequence MRHPLVMGNWKLNGSRHMVNELIDGLRKEVSSVDGCDIAIAPPFIYLDQAKHQASGSHIMLGAQNVDINLSGAFTGETSANMLKDIGMKYVIIGHSERRTYHKESDEVIAEKFAVVKEAGLIPVLCIGETEAENEAGQTEAVCAKQLDAVLKTMGAPAFGNSVIAYEPVWAIGTGKSATPAQAQAVHKFIRDHIAKHDAKVAAQVIIQYGGSVNASNAAELFSQPDIDGALVGGASLKADAFAVIVKAAAAAKKA, from the coding sequence ATGCGTCATCCATTAGTTATGGGAAACTGGAAACTCAACGGCAGCAGACATATGGTCAACGAACTGATCGATGGCCTGCGTAAAGAAGTCAGCAGTGTAGATGGTTGTGATATTGCGATTGCTCCACCATTTATTTATCTGGATCAGGCAAAACACCAGGCTTCTGGTAGTCATATTATGCTGGGTGCTCAAAACGTTGATATCAACCTTTCAGGTGCATTCACCGGCGAAACGTCAGCCAATATGCTAAAAGACATTGGCATGAAATACGTCATTATCGGTCACTCAGAGCGTCGTACTTATCACAAAGAAAGCGACGAAGTGATAGCTGAGAAATTTGCCGTTGTAAAAGAAGCTGGCTTAATTCCTGTGCTGTGCATCGGTGAAACTGAAGCAGAAAACGAAGCCGGTCAAACCGAAGCCGTTTGTGCGAAACAACTGGATGCCGTATTGAAAACTATGGGTGCGCCAGCGTTTGGAAACAGCGTGATTGCTTATGAACCTGTTTGGGCAATTGGCACCGGTAAATCAGCAACACCTGCTCAGGCACAAGCCGTTCACAAATTCATCCGTGATCATATTGCCAAGCATGATGCCAAAGTGGCTGCTCAAGTGATTATCCAGTACGGCGGTTCTGTTAATGCCAGCAACGCTGCGGAATTATTCTCTCAGCCGGACATTGATGGAGCTCTGGTTGGCGGTGCATCATTAAAAGCCGATGCTTTTGCGGTAATCGTTAAAGCGGCGGCGGCAGCTAAAAAAGCATAA
- the cpxP gene encoding cell-envelope stress modulator CpxP — MHKANVLIMASMLALSTSTVLAADTKNAEAPTEPVNCTETEACFSSVSPANSGEVMKTEVMRQHGLFEGLKLTAKQRQQMRDLIRQNYHDVMPQMYRDNMEAMHKLIIADKFDEDVARAQAEVIAKAQVERQVALARVNHQFYSLLTPEQQKIFNHNHSERMEMMQHHLDQMRKYDESDPQ, encoded by the coding sequence ATGCATAAAGCTAATGTATTAATTATGGCATCAATGTTAGCACTGAGTACATCAACAGTGTTGGCCGCAGACACAAAAAACGCTGAAGCTCCAACTGAACCAGTAAATTGTACAGAGACGGAAGCTTGTTTTAGTTCGGTTTCTCCCGCGAATAGCGGCGAAGTGATGAAGACTGAGGTTATGCGCCAGCACGGTTTGTTTGAAGGGTTGAAGTTAACCGCTAAACAACGCCAGCAGATGCGAGACCTGATAAGACAAAATTACCATGATGTTATGCCACAGATGTACCGGGATAACATGGAAGCAATGCATAAGTTAATCATTGCCGACAAATTTGATGAAGATGTAGCGCGTGCACAGGCTGAGGTTATTGCTAAAGCACAGGTTGAAAGACAGGTTGCTTTAGCCCGGGTTAACCACCAGTTTTATAGTTTGTTAACGCCAGAGCAGCAAAAGATATTCAATCATAACCATTCTGAAAGGATGGAGATGATGCAGCATCACTTAGACCAGATGCGCAAATATGATGAATCGGATCCCCAGTAG
- the cpxR gene encoding envelope stress response regulator transcription factor CpxR: MSKILLVDDDREITSLLEELLELEGFDVVVAYDGEQAINMMDDTIDLLLLDIMMPKKNGIDTLKELRQNYQTPVIMLTARGSELDRVLGLELGADDYLPKPFNDRELIARIRAILRRSNWSEQQQEPEVSSNTLQVDKLRLNPGRQEASFDGQTLDLTGTEFTLLYLLAQRLGQVVSREYLSQEVLGKRLTPFDRAIDMHISNLRRKLPERHDGLPWFKTLRGRGYLMVTAT, encoded by the coding sequence ATGAGTAAAATATTGCTTGTTGATGACGATCGTGAAATCACGTCATTGCTGGAAGAGTTACTGGAGCTGGAAGGGTTTGACGTTGTTGTTGCTTATGATGGCGAACAAGCAATAAACATGATGGATGACACGATTGACCTGCTTCTGCTGGATATCATGATGCCAAAGAAAAATGGTATCGATACGCTAAAAGAGCTACGCCAGAATTATCAAACACCGGTGATAATGCTCACTGCCCGCGGTAGCGAGCTGGATAGAGTATTAGGGCTGGAGCTGGGTGCAGATGACTATCTGCCTAAGCCATTTAACGATCGCGAGCTGATAGCGCGTATCCGCGCTATTTTACGACGTTCCAACTGGAGCGAACAACAGCAAGAACCTGAAGTCAGTTCCAATACGCTACAGGTGGATAAACTGCGTTTAAATCCTGGACGTCAGGAAGCCAGCTTCGATGGGCAAACCCTCGATCTGACCGGTACTGAGTTCACTCTGCTTTACTTATTAGCTCAACGTTTGGGCCAAGTGGTTTCCCGCGAATATTTAAGTCAGGAAGTACTGGGTAAACGCTTAACGCCATTCGATCGCGCTATCGATATGCATATCTCCAACCTCAGACGTAAATTGCCAGAACGTCACGACGGCTTACCCTGGTTTAAAACTCTGCGTGGTCGCGGTTATCTGATGGTCACTGCGACATGA
- the fieF gene encoding CDF family cation-efflux transporter FieF (FieF, a metal efflux transporter, is a member of the CDF (cation diffusion facilitator) family of transporters.), whose product MSDQYGRLVKTAAICAASVASVLLLVKIAAWWLTGSVSLLAALVDSMVDIAASVTNLLVVRYALQPADHQHTFGHGKAESLAALAQSMFISGSAIFLFLTGFQHLLNPQPIKSAGIGIVVTVISLMSTIGLVTFQRWVVRKTQSQAIRADMLHYQSDIFMNGAILAALGLSLYGFLHADAIFALGIGCYILYSALTMAYDAVQTLLDRALPDEERQEIMDIALSKPGIMGAHDLRTRQSGPTRFIQLHVEMADELPLIDAHKIADDVEQDILKRFPNSEVIIHQDPCSVMVS is encoded by the coding sequence GTGAGCGATCAGTATGGACGACTAGTTAAAACAGCAGCAATCTGCGCGGCAAGTGTGGCATCAGTGTTACTGTTAGTAAAAATTGCAGCCTGGTGGCTTACCGGATCTGTCAGTTTGCTGGCGGCGTTGGTTGATTCCATGGTAGATATTGCCGCTTCTGTCACTAACCTGCTGGTCGTGCGTTATGCTTTACAGCCTGCTGACCATCAGCACACATTTGGCCATGGTAAAGCGGAGTCTTTAGCTGCATTAGCCCAAAGTATGTTTATTAGCGGCTCGGCTATTTTCCTGTTTTTGACCGGTTTCCAACATCTGCTCAATCCTCAACCGATAAAATCTGCCGGTATTGGTATTGTGGTTACCGTTATTTCATTAATGAGTACCATTGGTTTAGTGACTTTTCAGCGTTGGGTGGTAAGAAAAACGCAAAGTCAGGCGATTCGTGCTGATATGCTACATTATCAGTCAGATATCTTTATGAATGGGGCTATTCTGGCGGCATTAGGTTTGAGCCTTTATGGCTTCTTGCATGCGGATGCGATCTTTGCTTTAGGTATCGGCTGCTACATTTTATATAGTGCATTAACGATGGCCTATGATGCGGTGCAAACACTGTTGGACAGAGCATTACCGGACGAAGAACGGCAGGAGATTATGGATATTGCACTGTCGAAGCCGGGTATCATGGGGGCTCACGATCTCCGTACCCGCCAATCAGGCCCCACTCGTTTTATTCAACTGCATGTGGAAATGGCAGACGAGCTACCACTGATTGATGCGCATAAAATTGCCGATGATGTAGAGCAGGATATATTAAAACGTTTTCCCAACTCAGAGGTTATTATCCATCAGGACCCTTGTTCCGTGATGGTATCCTGA